GAGGAGAAGGACTCGCTCAAAGCTCAGCTGCGGGagatggagctggagctggcGCAGACCAAGCTGCAGCTGGTGGAGGCTAAGTGCAAGATCCAGGTCAGTTAGCACACGGTGGTGTAGCGCACgaacacagataaacacacacacagcagtgtagcTCACatccacagatacacacacagccacacagcagtgtagtacacatccacagatacacacacacagcagtgtagctcagaaacacagatacacacacacacacagcagtgtagctcagaaacacagatacacacacacacacagcagtgtagcacacatccacaaatatacacacacagcagtgtagctcacaaacacagatacgcacacacacagcagtgtagcacacatccccagatacacacacacacacacagcagtgtagcacacatccacagatacacacacacagcagtgtagctcacaaacacagatatgcacacacagcagtgtagctcacaaacacagatacacacacacacagcagtgtagcacacatccacagatacacacacggccacacagcagtgtagcatgcacacaaacacacacacacacacacatctatttAACCTTGCCCgcccagctgcagctgtgcaAGCTCCCATAGCACTCACACAAGTAGTATTGGGAGTTACTTATTTATCTTCAGAGACACATACATATTGACCAGTAGCCTGCTTGGCCTTTTCAAGCAAACTGAGTTGGCACGATTCCAGTGGCTGTAACTTTAATCATTTCCCCCTTTTATCCGTCAGGAGTTGGAGCACCAGAGGGGAGTGCTGATGAACGAGATCCAAGCTGCCAAAAACTCCTGGTTCAGCAAGACTCTGGGCTCCCTCAAGACGTCCACGAGCAACCAGACGCCGTCCTCTCCCAAAGAAGGGCCTTAGAGCTCCCCCTTCAGGCTGCTTGGGCACCGGCGGACAGCCACGCCGTGGGGGAGCGAGAGGAGAAGGATCTCATGAACACTAAATTaataacacaacacagcaaTGCAGTATTCCCTTTCCAGGAGACTTgtacccaccccccaccccctcactctGCTGAAGAGCAGGAACCGCTGGCCaaaggggcagggggcaggggtagGGGCAGGTtggcccagcacacagacagctaTTCCTGCATCTCACATGCTGGTTTGAAACAGGAGGGGAAAATGAGTcataaatggaatttaatttcACCACTTTAGGCGGCTTCACACAACTCCCACTGGTCACATAACCGTCGGTGATATACTGTAAAGCCTCACATTTCTGTGCACCTATGTGTTTTTAAGCCCTAAATTGATTGACCATAGCCCCTCACTGAGTTATATTAGTCGGGTGTAACAGAGAACCTTGGATGTTCGACCCACATCTCTGTAGATCAGTGTACTTGGCATCACAGCCCCATCTAGTGGTTTCACAATGCAACTGCAAATTGGACATCGCCAGGTCTTGACTGTAAGTCCATTGGCACTGTAAAAACAAGAACCGTAGATGCATTTTGCATGGCTTTCCTCTTGGGTGAGTGAAATTTAGGGAAGCTCTGTGTTGCCACTGAAAGCTGATGAGCGTTTGCTTCTAGCCCGATCTGGACTAATAGTTCCTGTTACCAGTGAGTGCAGTTTGACATCTGGTGGCCAACCTGTATGAGCACAGCACACTCTGAGAGAGCTGCAGGCTTTGGGggtctgtttcctgtttgtcaTCCACAGCTtgtcattctgtgtgtgttctgcttttGCTGCATTAAAAACAGCTACAAATATAATAGCAGACATAAACAAATATGCAGTGCAATATATTAACAGCACATAACTGTGGGATCACTGTAGTCTTATATATGCTTCCACAAAGGGGATACTGCattcagaataattttttttgttttctatatataaagattaaataaacattgttcTGTCATATAGAAATATGTAACTAattattgatcatttttaatCCTGTACAGTCCTAAAAAGGAAACGTAAGAAAagtgctttgttattttttactattttgaatttgaatttcatcTTTATAAATGTGGACTACTTTAAGCACACTGTAAATTCTGGTCTGGTTTTAGGAGTCAACTCTTAGCGACATTCCGACTTCCACTGTTTCATTCCCGGTTCGAACCGTTTCTCTTGTGCATTCGCCAAACCCGACCACAACCGCCCCGCCCCACAGAGGAATGTAGCATTTCCATCGTGTTGTAGACACCATTGTCATCTAGCATGCCCAATGTGTGTCATAGCCTCCAAAATGTTGTGTTACCATCATTTTGATTGCCAACAGCATCTTTTCTGCCTCTGGAATTAGTCAATGAGGGCTATAAGAGGGtttgagtgcatgcgtgtgcatgcgcctgtacacacatgctctcatACTGAGCCAGGAGCTCATGCAGACTCACACGTGTCCATACGTCCTCATAGGCTCCTTTTTTGGAGTAGTGGGGGCCTTGAGTCTCTGTTCAATTCGGCGTCACAATTCGGATTTGCACCACAACCCAGCGGTTGTGTTCTGCGCttttattccagtttttttttttttggttcaattTTTATCCACAGAAATGGTTCCCCCACAAGGCTGTTGACCCATGTACAGGCTGTTCAGTGTGAGCTGCGCACAGTATGGGAACGGAACAGAAACCCTTCACAAACCTAGAGGCACATGTGCCGCAAGACATCCCCACCTTCACGTACTCTGCTACCTTTTGCAGTTTGATGGCCTGGTCCCTTTGGGTTTGGCGGGATTTCCATCTTAACAGAATGATGCATGCTTCAGGTTGGAACACTACAGAAGGGTCTGTTGTGTGAAGATTAGCTCTATTGTTCTCTTGCCTCCGTGTCATGTAGGCCATTTGATATTTGTGAcagcgtgtttttttttaagtcaggtGTTATGGCCTAGGTGCTTTTTTCAGAAGTGGTTGATTCAGTAtagattttattcattcattttccaacTTGCATGTTCCTTATTTGCACCAACATTAGCCAGTGACTTCCATATCTGACACTAGGTTTTATGTCATTTGTAAGTAGTGTGCTTACAGGTTATACTAAGAAcaaatgttcttattttttatttataataaaatgctGCCAAAATATATTCTACAGTACAATAAAGCAAAACAGGAATTCTGCTTGACATTAAGATTTAATGAGTGCAATTCAATGTGCATTATGTGTTACAATGGTTACTCAATTAACACATTTTACCATGGGAGGGAACTGCCCTGTCCATGTCTCCCTGATTTACTAGTGAATCAGTGACATGGCCATGATCTTGGTTGCTTCCATTCTGATGGTCCTCTCTGTACAGTACTTGTCTGACTTACATGAATAaacttctgtttctctgtacaCTGTGTTCCGTCATTGCTCATGCTGAAATGACAAAAGACAACTAATGCCGTATTATTAAATGCAACTTAATTAGCAACACACATGGATGTTCCAGGTTTTGGTCATAATGTTCTAAATATCAGATGGGTGACAAAAGAAAaccaagcctgtggtgaacttttgcattagctttatgaacaatttgttcATTGCAGCGGCAACAAGCTacctgtttggctttgtttgtcaacCCACTATTCAGTCCACCGAATAATATGTTGCCTGTCCTCAATCTCCTCTACCATCGCCGTGATCttgtcttccaaaaagtttgtttttctcttttggtccatggttattcctgaccaAACCCTCATTTGTACTAGCATTATACaaggggaaatcgctgattgtaaggcacgttctggtgccgtcaattttaagttaatttgagctTTATAGATCATAGGTGCGTACGTTAAATGGGCTTCTTAGTACCTGCGTAATCAAgatttttatgctcagtatcttttatgaatcgaacgtaagcacaccgtcggaaatgatcttaagactaagttcaagtataaatctaagaaattttttataaatgagaccCCAGATCTCAACCCATTTGAACAcatatgggagattttggatcaaagccgcgtttccaccgcaggaactataccccggaactaggaaccttttgaggaactcagtgcgtttccaccgcaggaactagggtctaaatttagttctgggggctttgttttacaaAAACGTTCTtgctcgggggtagtactttccgaaagtacaggaaccttttgggtggagcttgcagcgctgaacatttctgattggtcgagtactcgtagcatttgtgttgtatttattttccgccattacccgccatgtttgaaaatatgcagcggcaaaccaatttattttcataataacaaatcaaacttgtatgttatgcggcgcagtagcctacttttggttatagcctgtcaacgtcttggaattataacgtgtgctcttctgttcttttcttgctttagtattcgttttataaaatgctaagcattcgtgctgggacagcatattacgtaggctaccaaaacattcaaacggattaattcggttcttccggattttctttgttagcccgttgtaattgactcaaaacgtttgatacagttatgtgaggtatgcggtagttctgcataattaacattggtgatacagtacaagcaaactggaaatcaccttccgcactttttatccgggtaaaataacaggttaattctagtaatcttccctttagctttttcagactgccgtaattttactcaattttactgccatttttcaattccacgaaaagaccaggaagactatggactcatttatggtgcatggttcgcatctggagggcacacttcgctgctcggctagcagtaacttcgaaggaaagcaaacggtggctgtaccactactaatttacattttcacgcaagtccgagttttcgttctattcttgtcatttgcgattagcctatatggaattgacgacgagaaagtaataaaacagcaaattgtttacaacgtgtgcatgttttctgctgttaatgaatgtgtttgagaggatatatgaaaatcaataaatacaaaagtaaccatatatagtcattgttggtaacccgttgtatataagtggaataaacccctccgggctgtcccggttattagaaaataatgtaggctacttcggtggtaatatggggttacagaagaaatcatatgacagatggaccgacgacaacgtcagtgggctaatttgcctaatcttcgcggtactttagaccccggtggaaacgcagacaaccattggctgaaggaaccttttagttcctggtaacgtagttcctgggactgaaagttccgggtaattttggtggaaacgcggctttagacagcactctccgctatcttttggaagaatggggTTCCATCCCTCAGGTAGAATTCAAAGACTTGTAGAATCCATGCAACGGCGCATTGAAGATGTTCTGCCAGCTAGTGGTGGCCCAGTGCCTAGATGTACACGTCATTCTTTGATTTATAAACAAAACGACGCGTCGAGTGAATTATAGTCCACGTTAGTTAGAACCGGCAAAAGTAGAACTTCATTCTGGTTACTGTTTTGCGCCCCGCCCTTCCTTGAATCGAAACTGAACACGATACCTGCCAGCTTCTCGCGTTTTCAGAGACTCGAAACTATCACCCAACTCCTAAGGATCAAAATGAGTCTTTGAAACACCAGGTACGTGCTGCTACAGCTTGGCTGAAATTAAGTCGATGACATAGGTCAATTAGCAAATACTTGGCTTAATTATACTATAATTATACTATTTGTAGTTTACAAATAGTATAATTATAGTAGCTTACACGACATAGAACTGGCCATCAGTGGGCCGGCGTCGCCTGTTAAGAGTATACTTGGACTTTTaccatttttgtttgtatttattaactGCGTGTTTCTTCCAATAAACCCAGCAATTTTTCAGGCTTGATTGCATTTCAATGGAGTCGatgaataatatataatatataatttaatagaataataatataattattttaattcaacGTTTTTcgacatttcttttttcccccctgactGCCAATGGGAATTTGTCATGTTGAAACGCTGTTTTACAAACTGTTTGTAAAAGGcgttttacaaaataaatatcgaTTGGTTGGTTGAAAATGCGTTTAAAAGTGAATACATGTATTAATAGCTGCATAATGAAAATAAGATAGATAATATAAACTGTTTAGATAAACGCAATAAACCTATGATTACTCTAATGCCAATAGTCGTACATTAGAAAATGTTACCCACCACGACCAGAGAACAGAACTGTCAGGTACCACGAGCAGGCAGCcgatattaaatataaattcagtCTCTCTATAGCAccaccctctctcactctgtcccacTGTTGAACAGTTCATTTGTTATTGAAAAAATACGTATAAAATCCCCaacattatttctttattgaGACTCAAAAAGTTTGaactaaatgtttattttttttcagataataCGCAATGACAATTATTAGTAGGCCTACACAAAGAGTTACAAACTCATAATAACTAAAcctaatatataaataaacttaatAACTTTTGCTCCAAGTTCTATGCTGTTTTAGCTAAACCCACCGATGTGCTTCTACATAAGGCATCTGAGAATTCAATGCAAAGGTGTGTCACACAACTCTGGGCTCTGTAAGGTCCTGGAAGTACAGCTCCACATACTGCAGAATGTGCTGGACTGCACAGAGCAGcagggtgtttgtgtgctcatCCACATCCATCTCACAGGAGTAGTTCTTCACTGGGACGATGTAGGACATGGACATGCCCAGCAGAGCCGCAGCCTTTTCCATCTGAAGAGACACAGTGCCAAGAGCTGAGTATGACTGCAGCACATCAGCCCCATATACTCTGGTATACTTACAAATATCACCATTAGCAACCAGTATtctatataaaaatgaaaaatgctgaaatattgaaataaaatatattgtcatGATATTGCAGACCTTTGCAATACATGGGAAAATATATAGGAAATACTAATTATTTCCACTTCACgatatcacaatattttttttaaaagtacattgCTAGGAAATGAATACTTTTCAAAAAGTctatatatttcaaatgtattacattttattacatttccatAAGGGAAATGCAAATGGACAATATACTGACTGATCATAAGCTACTTAATGGGTGTAAGAGATAAAACTATAGTGTGTagaagagagaaacaaaattaagttaattacCGTGTGCTGCACTAGCCGGCTTCTGTACACTTTGGTGATGTCATGAGCTGATTGTGGGCACAACTGGTCCACATGCGTCAGCAATGCAACCTGGTGCACACCTGGACAAAGGGCGGATATTCTGAGTCcatttgtgtgcatattttgtTCCCAGCCTTTCACCTGCAATCTATCTTGCATTTGTCCCCACATAACATTAATACACAGTATTCCTGATGTGACATAACCCCTGTGTAAAGCACTCTAGGGTCTCATACACATGGTCAACAGAAGAGGCCATTTGGGTTCACAGTGTTTCTCCAGTGCTTGGCCTTGTCCTTGACTAGTTCTAATGCTCAGGCTTACCGAGGTCACTGATATGTTCTCTGAGCTGCTGGAAGGTGAAGCCCATGCCTTTGCCATAGGAGTTGATTTTTGTGGCATCTACCACAAAGGCCACACAGTGCATCTTCTCTCTGGCAGACGGCTTCTTCACATAGCCCACTGTCTCCGCCCTCAAGGCCTGATCAGAGCTGAACTATCACAGAAAAAGAGCAGAGACACAATTTCACAGCCTGCATGCTGGTGATGAACAGCCAAAAGAAGCAACACCGTGTGAAGAGACACAGTTCCACTTCCCACTGACTGTTAAAGTTATCTTCTCTCCTGTCTGGTTCAGCATTGTCTCTGCTTACTGTCCTCTCATTACTCTGATTGACAGCCATGGAGATACAAATGCCAGTTAGGGAGTTGTTGGAAAAATGTTCAGAACAACATTTGGTTCAGCTGTAGATATTCTTTTCTCTTATTATGTAGAATCAATGCTTCTTATTGTACAATGTTCTGtgaatttagaaaatgtatgtATCTCGGTGGGAATTGCTGgctaaataaaggttaaattaaatataaatatattccattGTTTTGCCAGAGGATTCCCACACAGGTTTCCCCTCACTTCAGAGTACCTTGTGTCCCTCAGGTGAGTGGCCCTTGATTACAGCCAGAACATCATGGAGGGTCAGGCCAGTCATGTCTCCCGTTCCCAGACCCATGGCGTCACACAGAACTAAGGCAGTTGGCTGATCACCACTCTCTCCACGTCTCCGAATAGGAAAGGATTGGAACtgggcagagagaaagggagtgagagagtgaatgtaGAATGGAGGGAAGAGGAAAGACAGAGTCAGAgtgaagacagagagggacagagagattaGGGTTTTAGGAAAAAAGCACCATCTTCATCATTGTGTATCTTTGTGATATTTGGTCGGTGCCCACTACTCCACCAACAGCTGAATGTGGatgtggaaaatgaaaatgtcaaaggAGCTTCTGTCAAGCCATCAAAATACTTATGACTGGGTTGATGttattggcaaaaaaaacattttgtgcaaaTGGGATCTATTGGTTACATTGGAAGTGAAACTTTATTGCAAATTGCAGGACAACAAACATGTACTTCAGAATCAGTGCCTATTACTAAGtgacattcactcactcacatgtcTTGCATTGTTCTGCTGCTCTACCTTTTGCGTGAAGCTTGTGGAAGAAGTTCCAACCATGGCCCGGTTGGTGACCCTCCCAGTGAAGACAGAATGAACAGAGCTGATGAAGCTGGACTTTCCTGCCCCAACCGGGCCTAGCAGCAGAACCCGGGCCTCAGATACAGAATCACAGCTGGGCTTGTAGGAGGTGACAGAATCAACCAGTGCCTCCATGTTGCTGGGGAACACAGCGATATTATATAAACATCTAAGCAGGGCAGGAAACTAACTTTTTCATCCACTGGCCACAGTTGCTGGTGCATTACAAAATTTATAAGCCAAGTTCACTGTTAGACAACTAGGTATTTAGAATGGAACACGACCTCCAAGTGATGGGTGGATACCTGCCAAAGTGGCTGGTAGAGTAGACAAACTTCCTAGCCCCAGATAAAGGTTACCAGCATTCTGCTGGTGGCTGGTGTTCATTTTCTACCATGCATCTAAGGCTTCAGTGCCACAGAAATTTACAACATGTTCAGGAGGAACACACTAGCTGGAATGATAAGAAACCAAGTGAGGATAATTAGAAAGTGTACTCACTGGACTGAGAAGTCCACTTCCCTCCATGAAGATTCCAACAGTTCCCTCTCAACTAAAAAGACAGTTCATAAGTCAAACAAATTGGCTGCTACACACTAAACCAGGCGAAGCAGGTCAGAAAATAGTTTTCCAACAATAGTAACattaaacaaatcaataaataaaatggcaagtGTAGGATAATGGGTAAGgtactggtcttgtaacccacaggtcacaggtttgattcctggggcagaacactgccattggatccttgagcaaggtacttaacctgcactgcttcagtatatatccagctgtataaatggatgcaaagttgtgcaagtcactctggataagagcatctgataaatgcttgtaatgtaatggcaagTAGGCCTACTCTCAACTTCACCATCAAAACATGCGACTTTGGCAGCTCACACTTGAAATAGCAGCAAAAAAGAGacatatttaacataaaaatacattcccACAATAAAACCCATCAAATGAGTCACCCATTCAAGCTTGAATATATAAACAGTAGCCTCACCTTTTACCTTCTCAACTGTTTCTCCTTTGCTGACACAGAGGAATGGTGACTTTTCTAATGGTATTGCGAGACGATCTGCCTGAATTTCAGGTATGTAGGGTTTTCCGAATGAAAATGAGCCTTCTGGCAAAGAAGCCATCCTGTAAATACATGACATGCAATTACATCTACAtacatagtaaaataaaatgttggtcAAAAAAAGTTATCTAGAATGAATTGTAATAAATAAGTAGCCTAGGCCTATGCTTAAAGTGCATAGGCCTAGGaaaatctcgaagattttcattaaaataaatgtctgttaagtcactatatGTCgttgaattaggtaacacaatggtgattgtgcctattattatattaatttatattgttactattattatttatgataaaagaactgggtgtctgtgccgacattcccgggaaaaaaatcacaagcggcgcacagttataGACTACGAGTGACGTGTCAAAGTATTCTTTCTACAGAAACGAAAGTGAACTTCAGGTTCTGCTCGCTCTTAAATAATGGAACCTGAACAAAACAGTCATATCGCTTACACGATATACCTACGCGTGACAGGAATATACAGAAAGTAAATTCTTGCGTTAAATATTGCATAGACTCAAGACAGTTCAGATTTATGAAtagtcattaaaatatatatgtacattaaTCGCTTGAAATCTCTATGACAAACTGCCTAATGCGAACATTAATGCTCGTTGAAACAAATCACGCAACACAACCACTtataaaaaagatttcaaaagaaaaaaaaattgtgttctcTTTATGTCAAATTGAGGTAGTCTCTCATTTTGGATAAATTTCAGTGCGAAACGTAGGCtaccttaaaaatatatatgtccaGTACTCCATCAAGCATTGTGATCAAGGatcgttttcctttttttaaatcttaaaatggTTTATTTGGTTAATAAGCCGGGTCAGAGCAATTTCTAACTAGGTCGACTAATTTACCTCTCATTGCAaggaaaatatttcacagcTTTTTTATTGGTAAATTTAGAGGATGTTGTTACAGTAGAATGTTTACAAGCATTTATGAGTTGAGAAGACGAGCTGCTGATTACTTACGttgagaacattttcttttttagataACCCCAGGAATGGTCTCCGCATTTAATTATCCTCTAGTCATTGGCGCTTATTAGACAACGCTATACTCACCTGGTACCCTTCTGGCATAATGACTTTTCAAAATGCTGGCGATGTCATGCACACAGAGCCCTGCCCCTGAAACCTCCTCCAATCCCATGAAGCTGCAAGAACAGCTTTAATCTTGCATGTCCTTAAAGGCCAGGATTATTCCCCCAATACCTCCATGCCTACATGTAGTCTGCTGATGGActcatttttatgtaaaatacaaGAAACTCACCCTGTCCTTCTGCAAGTAGTTTTTCCTGCTAATTTCTCCAGTTGCTGACCTAGCAAAGTTTGTCAGTTTAATGtgtgcacaaaataaaaaattaaacaaaacgtgcaaaaataaaatagtaatattttctgtttgtcaATTTTATGGCTGTACCCTCTGCTGGAGAGGGACGTCCTCTGtgaacattgtacatttgatgtgatttttaaattatttgatttgatgtcacatccctgctaaaataaattatacatttttttaaattatcctTTTGTGGCACTGCATACAGAATTGAGAATGCATGCCAAGGCAACCTGACCACCACACCCACTTTGTCTGCCCCTTTGACCAACCCAACTTCTCTGGAGATGACCTGTGAACTTCTGCAAGTGAACTCAATCAGTTGTtgtcttttttctccccccaaagaaaattaacattttgttgGCCCATGGAAAAAGACTATGATCAGGCATccagaattatatattttttacaatgctaaaaataaagttttttagTATTCAGAACTATACTAGCATGGGTATTCATTGATGTTTTTGTCATGTTTCGCTGCATTGTGATTCCGCTGGCCCTCACctttcattaatgaaaaaaatccaaattgaTTTAATTCTCAATCTTGTTTTCTATGATTTGAGACACAAAAAGtttcaattaaatgtttatttttccagaCAATATGTAATGGCACCAGTTACAAAGAGTATGCAACTTTtctgtgtatacacacacacacacacacacatacacagtggcataaaaaagtatttgcccccttcctgatttcctatattattgcatatttgtctcacAGTATGATTTCCGATCCTcatacaaaatgcaatattagacaaagggaaactgaggaaacccaaaaacattaaaaaaattatttgattcaAATTAATTGTCCCTTAGTTGCTCAATCAcccaattaaccaaattaaattaataattagattcagctgagtGAACACAACCAGCCTTGATTGATTGCCAAAAGTTTTCCAAAGCCGCAGGGACACCTCTTTCTGGAAGTCACAAATGATCCAAGTAGAACGTTCAAAGAaatgcaggcctctctagcctcagttAGGGTCAGTTTTCATTACACAATAAGAAATAGACAGGGCAAAAtagggattcatgggagagaagcaaggcagaaaccactgctaac
This is a stretch of genomic DNA from Anguilla rostrata isolate EN2019 chromosome 4, ASM1855537v3, whole genome shotgun sequence. It encodes these proteins:
- the LOC135252815 gene encoding interferon-induced protein 44-like isoform X2; translation: MEYWTYIFLRMASLPEGSFSFGKPYIPEIQADRLAIPLEKSPFLCVSKGETVEKVKVERELLESSWREVDFSVQEALVDSVTSYKPSCDSVSEARVLLLGPVGAGKSSFISSVHSVFTGRVTNRAMVGTSSTSFTQKVEQQNNARHFQSFPIRRRGESGDQPTALVLCDAMGLGTGDMTGLTLHDVLAVIKGHSPEGHKFSSDQALRAETVGYVKKPSAREKMHCVAFVVDATKINSYGKGMGFTFQQLREHISDLGVHQVALLTHVDQLCPQSAHDITKVYRSRLVQHTMEKAAALLGMSMSYIVPVKNYSCEMDVDEHTNTLLLCAVQHILQYVELYFQDLTEPRVV
- the LOC135252815 gene encoding interferon-induced protein 44-like isoform X4; the encoded protein is MVGTSSTSFTQKVEQQNNARHFQSFPIRRRGESGDQPTALVLCDAMGLGTGDMTGLTLHDVLAVIKGHSPEGHKFSSDQALRAETVGYVKKPSAREKMHCVAFVVDATKINSYGKGMGFTFQQLREHISDLGVHQVALLTHVDQLCPQSAHDITKVYRSRLVQHTMEKAAALLGMSMSYIVPVKNYSCEMDVDEHTNTLLLCAVQHILQYVELYFQDLTEPRVV
- the LOC135252815 gene encoding interferon-induced protein 44-like isoform X3 — translated: MFSTMASLPEGSFSFGKPYIPEIQADRLAIPLEKSPFLCVSKGETVEKVKVERELLESSWREVDFSVHNMEALVDSVTSYKPSCDSVSEARVLLLGPVGAGKSSFISSVHSVFTGRVTNRAMVGTSSTSFTQKVEQQNNARHFQSFPIRRRGESGDQPTALVLCDAMGLGTGDMTGLTLHDVLAVIKGHSPEGHKFSSDQALRAETVGYVKKPSAREKMHCVAFVVDATKINSYGKGMGFTFQQLREHISDLGVHQVALLTHVDQLCPQSAHDITKVYRSRLVQHTMEKAAALLGMSMSYIVPVKNYSCEMDVDEHTNTLLLCAVQHILQYVELYFQDLTEPRVV
- the LOC135252815 gene encoding interferon-induced protein 44-like isoform X1 translates to MEYWTYIFLRMASLPEGSFSFGKPYIPEIQADRLAIPLEKSPFLCVSKGETVEKVKVERELLESSWREVDFSVHNMEALVDSVTSYKPSCDSVSEARVLLLGPVGAGKSSFISSVHSVFTGRVTNRAMVGTSSTSFTQKVEQQNNARHFQSFPIRRRGESGDQPTALVLCDAMGLGTGDMTGLTLHDVLAVIKGHSPEGHKFSSDQALRAETVGYVKKPSAREKMHCVAFVVDATKINSYGKGMGFTFQQLREHISDLGVHQVALLTHVDQLCPQSAHDITKVYRSRLVQHTMEKAAALLGMSMSYIVPVKNYSCEMDVDEHTNTLLLCAVQHILQYVELYFQDLTEPRVV